The stretch of DNA CGTTAATACAAAAATGTCCCTTTTTATTCTGAAAAGTCTGGTTCCCAGCAGAACAGCGATACAGTTCTCCTACACCAGTAAAACATCCACAAATGGAATGGCTGGGTGGTATCAGTAATGATAGGACACTTCTATTGTTCCCTCATGACTAACTCTACTCCACTCTCGCTTTGTACACTGAAGGCAACCATTGACTAAATGTAAGGACGGACAACTTTTGAACTGTTATTTTAAACATTTGTGGAGAGCCACAAACTGAATTTTGACATTGTTAAGGAGGGGCAATCTGTTCCGCTGAAATGGAGAATTGAAAAAACAAAGCAAACCATTAAGTATCACAAAAATGATTTTCAAAACAGTTTCAAGGCAATTTTTCTTATTATACAAAAGTCAAACTCAAagtaacaaaaaacaaaacaaactaaagACCAAGAAAGGTGAATCAAGCAGCAGTCAGAAACAAAAAGCAGCCACGGTAGTTCGAAATCACAGTCAAGCTAGAGACAATCAATCACACAATAGGTAGTTTCGCCGGAACAAATAAAAGCTCACATGCAAGTTGTTTCAGGGTAAAAGAAGGAGGTGGGGTAGTCAGGGTTAATGTCTTTGCCATGCAACACTTGGATTTAAGTCAAAAAGTGAGAGCAGTAAGGGAACCCAGGGAACTGAGCAAGAGGCGGGAGGAAATAGAGTGAGGGGGACGTATTTTGCAGCCACTGTTACAAAATATTACCTCAGTTTCTCATAAGAGGCCATCAGAGCTACGTTCTTGCTCGAGTCCCGCTTCCCTGTATTGTTTTCGTCTCCAGCAAATTTTGCACTGGTTTTGTGACGGTACATTTTTTTGTGTGCGGGCCCACAGATGCCAGGTATACCGAGGCTGGACTTGTTGAACATGTTGCAGTCTagagtgagaggggggaagaAGGGGTTTGAAGGAATGAACTTGGATTGGTTTTTGGCTCCCCTGCCAGTTGCCTTCCTGCCCCTTCCTGCCCCAGGGGAGGTGGCATAACCACCCTTTTTCCTGACGTCAGCTGTTGTGCCCGCCAGGATTTTGAGTGTCTTAGTTTTAAGGCTGTTGGCCTCTGGAGGCTGACAGAGTCCAGACATGGGGTCCCACAGTGGCTCGATGGACACCTTCATAAACCTCTCGACCTCTGCCATCCCAGAGACTATGTTGGACAGGATGTTGGAGGGCTCCTCAAACTCTCGCTGGTCGTCATCCACagcaatgttgttgttgtttccgcCGTCTACCCAGCCCCCACCGTGCTCCACCAGTAAAGGCCAGTCTTCTGACAGTCCAGCAAGACCTTCACTTTCTTCACCTTTCGCCTTTGCCTTTGCATCAAGCAGGGCTTTTAGCTTTTTGGATGAACGAGAATTCTGTCTAGGGGCTTTGTTCTTCTCTGTCTTGGGGGCCCTTGGAGTCTTGGTTTTCTGTTTACTGGTTGTTTTCCTTTTTGACTTGGGACCTTTAGTTCGGCCTCCAATAGGTTCAGCCTGCTCATCAAAGACGTCCGTGCCGTCAATCTTATCACCTAACCCTGTGCCATCATTGTCATTGAAAGTATGGAACTGGAACTGATGATTGTTAATCGCTCTGCCATCATGGTTTTGTTGTGGCAGGACATTACAGTCCCACTTAGTCCCATCAGGTGTAGTTGAGAGAgtcatgtctcctgtctctccttgaAACTCCCTGGCCTTTCCTAGGCTTTCCCTCATTTCTGGACCCATCACCTGTGGGGAGAGATTTGGTGTGTCGGGTGGCGACATCTCTGACAACGACGAGTGCCTGAACTTATCGGGGGTGAAGTTGGAGATGTCCAGTAGGTCTGTGGACTCCCTAAGGGGAGTGATTTCATCAGTACTTTGCTGGATCACCAGTTTGGGACTACAGTGGGCCAAGAAGTTCTCGTTCACATCCTCTTCACTCTCCTTCTCACAGGACTTGTGACTCATAGTGCTGTAGTTGCTAGAGGAGGCCGACAGTGAACCCATAGAGTCATAGCTGGCCAGCCTGCTGTTCTCTGTGTTTAGAGTGACTCTATGGAACTGCACCTGTTCCTCTTCAGCTGACCGGCTGGCCTGTAGGGTTGAGTCTGGTCCTGGTGGCTCTTCAGGTAAATGTGCCTTATCATTCAGCAGTCTGTTGCCATCTACATTGACTTGACTATATCCTGACAAGGGCAAGTTGTTTGTCATTGGCAAAGGCATGGTGTTGGAAAAGCCAGCAGATTCAGGTGGAATGTCAGATGTAAATGGTAGCTGTTCACCTCCAGACTGCCATGATATGTGAGTGAAGTTTGGCTCCATCTGATTGGAGTTAGAGGGGGATTGTTGGAGCTCGGACTCTGAGGGAGGAGATAGAACACAGCTCTGGGCCAGCTGTAGGTTAGTGAATGGATTCTCTTCCTGGTAGAGCCCATGGGGAAACTGTTGTCGGggattctgctgctgctgctgctgctgggagtAATATGACAGTCCAGTGTTACTGGATGAGTCAGAGGCATCTAGTAATGTCTGTAGGTAGCCTCCGGGGATGACAGGCAGACCACTATTCACATTTACAGGATGGGTCATTGTGCTGGAAGAGGAGCAGGGGGCTGGTGAAAAAGTAGACTTTTCAGTGGGGTCGACACTGACAGTGGAGTCATCACAAAGCTGGGGGCTGCCTGCTTTAGAGTAAACTATGTCAGGGTGCTGACTTGGGGATAGTGGGCCAACCTCTTGTAGGTGTACCACAGTTTTACCATCCTCCTGCTGAGCCTCTGTCATTTTTTTCGACTTCAGTCTGGCCTCGCTTTTAAATTTCCTTATTTTCAAAATCTTATTTCCAAgtcttttcccctccctctctagcgATCTGCTTTTTCCTGTCACACTTCCTTGGTCTAATCTAGCAGCACAGTCggaggttgttgttgttattgatgcCATATCTGTACAGGCAGCCTGATCCTCAGCTGCTCGCACCTCTTGCTTGTGATCGGCGTGGTTTGGCGAGAGCTCTACAGTGTGAATTCTTTGAATCCGGACTCTATTTGCAATCCTGTATTTTCGTTTTGTCAGGCTAGAATTAAGGGAACGCCTGCAGCCATTCGGAAATGTGTTTTTATCACCAGCAGCCAGCCTGCGCTGCTCCTGCATTTCCTGGCGCCTCTTTTGCCAGTAGTCTTTCAGAGGGGCCATTCTCTGGTACTTATGAACTAAGTCCTTACTTAAGCTTACTGTTGTCTCTGATGTGTCCATTTTTCCCAGCTTTACTAACATGTGCTTCTCCCCTTTAAATCGGTTTATGATGATGTATTTGATTATCACCGGAGGCTCTTTTCGTGACGATTTTCTCCTCTTCTTTGGACACCAGTCGTCATCCTCCTCTTTTTTTGGACCCACCGGCTGCTTCTCCTTTTTCTCCGTGTTCTTCTCGCTCTCGATAGAATCCACGTCGTACAGATAGTCGTCGCTGTATCGGACTTTCCTCTTGGACCTCAGCCCATAGCTCAGCTGGCTGGAGGAGCTGGAGTTCTCCCTGGAGAGGAAGCAGTGTTTCCGTTTGGTCTGGCAGGTGTCAAGGGAGGATCCAGTACAGGAGCTGTCATCGCTGTACTCTCCAGAGTCCTCTGTGGAGTTGTTGAAGTCAAACAGGTAGCTGCTCTCTGGACTGACACTGGGCATCACTTC from Oncorhynchus kisutch isolate 150728-3 linkage group LG28, Okis_V2, whole genome shotgun sequence encodes:
- the LOC109875623 gene encoding neurite extension and migration factor-like, with product MDVFQEPNFAVLASNLEQINKVDENESHNQDSSLKLDSPGTPPKANLPKGGPESERTSLSPSSPLSPTETPEPSTTTADDSSSTHTISLTSSCSTKLVSHWALPEDCSDKAAFTMMETGSVSALSGGDCLMPQSRTCLGCFIESKDATEPEPGLGLGRDYDPCPVSCPVSCPDMAMQCMSSGIRYGDQLLSDQLLSYPEHKVRAVEKTDEEKSAEDSDSEDATSKSIYEGLLLDKCNGEEALLANSSQDWGCFESFISESKIELLDLCSKNELSVNLFSEEDVDNYMFDDEDSTLGSDVCSLKIRYESFQDNVREKTNTIQEETQFNFFPSVVAKKEGEGAVKKEAEVPQVNGEKVEVWAAGEKVDKNNSSSSAEVMPSVSPESSYLFDFNNSTEDSGEYSDDSSCTGSSLDTCQTKRKHCFLSRENSSSSSQLSYGLRSKRKVRYSDDYLYDVDSIESEKNTEKKEKQPVGPKKEEDDDWCPKKRRKSSRKEPPVIIKYIIINRFKGEKHMLVKLGKMDTSETTVSLSKDLVHKYQRMAPLKDYWQKRRQEMQEQRRLAAGDKNTFPNGCRRSLNSSLTKRKYRIANRVRIQRIHTVELSPNHADHKQEVRAAEDQAACTDMASITTTTSDCAARLDQGSVTGKSRSLEREGKRLGNKILKIRKFKSEARLKSKKMTEAQQEDGKTVVHLQEVGPLSPSQHPDIVYSKAGSPQLCDDSTVSVDPTEKSTFSPAPCSSSSTMTHPVNVNSGLPVIPGGYLQTLLDASDSSSNTGLSYYSQQQQQQQNPRQQFPHGLYQEENPFTNLQLAQSCVLSPPSESELQQSPSNSNQMEPNFTHISWQSGGEQLPFTSDIPPESAGFSNTMPLPMTNNLPLSGYSQVNVDGNRLLNDKAHLPEEPPGPDSTLQASRSAEEEQVQFHRVTLNTENSRLASYDSMGSLSASSSNYSTMSHKSCEKESEEDVNENFLAHCSPKLVIQQSTDEITPLRESTDLLDISNFTPDKFRHSSLSEMSPPDTPNLSPQVMGPEMRESLGKAREFQGETGDMTLSTTPDGTKWDCNVLPQQNHDGRAINNHQFQFHTFNDNDGTGLGDKIDGTDVFDEQAEPIGGRTKGPKSKRKTTSKQKTKTPRAPKTEKNKAPRQNSRSSKKLKALLDAKAKAKGEESEGLAGLSEDWPLLVEHGGGWVDGGNNNNIAVDDDQREFEEPSNILSNIVSGMAEVERFMKVSIEPLWDPMSGLCQPPEANSLKTKTLKILAGTTADVRKKGGYATSPGAGRGRKATGRGAKNQSKFIPSNPFFPPLTLDCNMFNKSSLGIPGICGPAHKKMYRHKTSAKFAGDENNTGKRDSSKNVALMASYEKLR